The Onychomys torridus chromosome 23, mOncTor1.1, whole genome shotgun sequence genome segment ATCCATGACTCTCCTCAGAGAGCCCACCCTGGCGTTCATGGCGCCCCAGTCATGGTAGCGCCTGTATTCCCCGGGCCTCAGCAGGTACTGCCGCCCCCGGTAGTTGGGCATCTCGTAGAGGACCCAGCAGCCCTCCAGCACATTGAGGGAATAGATCTCGTTGAAGTGGAAGCGGTCCTGGAGAGAGGGGCAGTCCTCGGTGAACTCCACCATCTGGCCTCTGTAGTCTTCCCTTTCGTACAGTCTGATCCTGTGAGAGCCAGCCTGGCAGGcccagaaacagagaaaagcaggGATGAAACGATTCGAAAGCCTTAGGATGCCCCCCACCCTTGCTTCAAGCCGTTTGGAATAGATGATAAACACATTAATTAACGCGTCACCATGAGGGCAGATTCAGCGATTTTTTGAGGTCGAGAAGTACGAGCAAAAGGCGTTCAGATGCCGCCAGGGTGGAATTGCCTTCTATGGGGCACACTGTGAAGCGAGCATCACAGAGGAATCCTGGCCTGTAACAGCTGGTTGTTGAGGTTTGCCGTTTAGGCGATGTGATCTTATATTAAAGTACATTAAGATACTAAATAGCTAGAGTCTAAGACAGCAAGGGCTGCTcagtttataatttataattacaaTGAGGAAAAGACGGGGAGAGAAAATCAGTAAGCCCAAGGGCCAATTTTTCATAAATGCTGGCATTTTAAAACACACTTGTGGACTCGAAGTGGCACAGCTGTGAAAAACATTTGTATTGCTCCTGGTTGAGGGACTAGATGGAGGAAATCCCAGATATGCGAGGAGGggatgaagagaggaaagagggcttAAGCATATCACTTCTGTGTTCAGTAGCCACCATATAGTATAGCACATTTAATTCTTTCTATTGTTCCATGCTAAATGATCTCAAGACCAGACACAGATTTCATACATCCTCCATGCGTTCCTACTCTGCAAATACTTACCCGCCAATCTGTAACAGGGTAacactttccttttcctttttgtcgtgtgtgtgtgtgtgtgtgtgtgtgtgtgtgtgtgtgtgtgtctatgaactAATCAATTCTAgctttcatggattttttttttcctttaccaaCAGGCTCAGCCCTGTGTCCAGCGTTTAACCCTTTACTGGAAACTGCAGTCAGAGTACTCAGTCTTGATCAGAATATGGACTCACGTGGGGGATGAGGCGGCAGGAGCGGATGG includes the following:
- the LOC118573284 gene encoding gamma-crystallin D, which encodes MGKITFYEDRGFQGRHYECSSDHSNLQPYFSRCNSVRVDSGCWMLYEQPNFGGCQYFLRRGDYPDYQQWMGLSDSIRSCRLIPHAGSHRIRLYEREDYRGQMVEFTEDCPSLQDRFHFNEIYSLNVLEGCWVLYEMPNYRGRQYLLRPGEYRRYHDWGAMNARVGSLRRVMDFY